A DNA window from Gammaproteobacteria bacterium contains the following coding sequences:
- a CDS encoding redoxin domain-containing protein, translating to MTPIRVGADAPDFTVFAPPGGANFKLSEHRGRPAVLMFVPLAFTSTCTAEFCHVAENWAHWGELGADVVGISVDSPFVNQKWGEEMGAPFPILSDFNKEAVSAYGVLQDELIGLRGVAKRSVFVVDGEGRVTYAWVAENPGILPPFDEIVEAVQAVA from the coding sequence ATGACACCCATCCGCGTGGGCGCCGATGCGCCCGATTTCACCGTGTTCGCGCCCCCCGGCGGGGCGAACTTCAAGCTCTCCGAGCACCGTGGCCGGCCCGCGGTACTGATGTTTGTGCCGCTGGCCTTTACGAGCACCTGCACGGCCGAGTTTTGCCATGTCGCCGAGAATTGGGCCCACTGGGGCGAGCTTGGCGCCGACGTCGTCGGCATCAGCGTGGACTCCCCGTTCGTCAACCAGAAGTGGGGCGAGGAGATGGGCGCACCGTTTCCCATCCTCTCGGACTTCAACAAGGAAGCAGTGAGCGCATACGGAGTTCTGCAGGACGAACTCATCGGGTTGCGCGGTGTGGCCAAGCGCTCGGTCTTCGTCGTTGACGGGGAGGGACGCGTCACCTACGCGTGGGTGGCGGAGAACCCTGGCATCCTGCCCCCGTTCGACGAGATCGTGGAGGCCGTGCAGGCGGTCGCGTGA
- a CDS encoding aldo/keto reductase produces MTLTRRDWLRLTAGGGAALALTPDLLASLARQEVLARAIPGTNETIPVVGLGSSATFSRVARSEDVTAIRNVLQTFVDNGGTVFDTAPGYGASEQVAGDVANELGIQNRIFWATKVNVAGRGGGGADPAAARAQIERSFDRFQLPVIDLIQVHNLGDPPTQLGILAEEKAAGRVRYTGITSTSERRYPDLAAIMRNEPIDFIGVDYAVDNRASADMILPLAQERNIGVLVYAPFGRTRLWNRVSGRDVPEWAGEFDAHSWAQFFLKFVVAHPAVTCVTPATSRPEHMIDNLGGGIGGLPDESQLERMVQLVEDLPPA; encoded by the coding sequence ATGACGCTCACACGACGCGACTGGCTCAGGCTCACGGCAGGCGGCGGCGCCGCTCTCGCACTCACCCCCGACCTGCTTGCGTCGCTGGCGCGCCAGGAGGTCCTGGCCCGGGCCATTCCGGGCACGAACGAGACGATTCCGGTAGTGGGGCTCGGCAGTTCCGCCACCTTCTCGCGCGTGGCGCGCAGCGAGGATGTGACCGCCATCCGCAACGTGCTGCAGACCTTCGTTGACAACGGCGGCACGGTGTTCGACACCGCCCCCGGCTACGGCGCCTCCGAGCAGGTGGCCGGCGACGTTGCCAACGAACTCGGCATCCAGAACCGGATCTTCTGGGCCACCAAGGTCAACGTGGCCGGACGCGGGGGCGGCGGGGCCGATCCGGCGGCGGCGCGCGCGCAGATCGAGCGCTCCTTCGACCGCTTCCAGTTGCCGGTCATCGACCTCATCCAGGTGCACAATCTGGGAGACCCGCCCACCCAGCTCGGCATCCTCGCGGAGGAGAAGGCTGCGGGCCGGGTGCGCTACACCGGCATCACCAGCACCAGCGAGCGGCGCTATCCCGACCTCGCGGCGATCATGCGCAACGAGCCCATCGACTTCATCGGCGTGGACTACGCCGTCGACAACCGCGCCTCGGCCGACATGATCCTGCCGCTCGCGCAGGAGCGGAACATCGGCGTGCTGGTCTACGCCCCCTTCGGCCGCACCCGCCTCTGGAACCGGGTAAGCGGGCGCGACGTGCCCGAGTGGGCCGGCGAGTTCGACGCCCACAGCTGGGCGCAGTTCTTCCTCAAGTTCGTGGTGGCGCACCCGGCGGTAACCTGCGTCACCCCAGCCACGAGCCGCCCCGAGCACATGATCGACAACCTGGGCGGCGGCATCGGCGGGCTCCCGGACGAGAGCCAGCTCGAGCGCATGGTCCAGCTGGTGGAGGATCTGCCTCCGGCGTGA
- a CDS encoding VOC family protein, which yields MSDTATATPAETTTTTPTGRFCWHELLTNEPAAAAAFYGEVIGWGTGEWGEGGTPYHLWMNQGVPIGGMMALPEHLASTGVPPHWLLYVSTPDADACAAKAESLGGTVLEMVDVDQVGRMAVLKDPLDAVFIAYQPSDVTPGHDELAQLGEFSWRELATTDWEAAWAFYSELFGWQEADRMDMGEAGIYQMFHRGAHPLGGFYNRPPEMPVSAWLNYVRVPDAFAAAKKVTELGGTVLNGPMEVPGGGFIAQCLDPQGAAFAVHSEPEDMGRG from the coding sequence ATGTCCGACACCGCAACTGCGACACCCGCCGAGACCACAACGACCACACCCACCGGCCGATTCTGCTGGCACGAACTGCTCACCAATGAACCTGCGGCCGCGGCCGCCTTCTATGGTGAAGTGATCGGCTGGGGCACGGGCGAGTGGGGTGAAGGCGGGACCCCGTATCACCTGTGGATGAATCAGGGCGTGCCGATCGGCGGGATGATGGCGCTCCCCGAGCATCTCGCGAGCACGGGCGTGCCGCCCCACTGGCTTCTGTACGTGTCGACGCCGGACGCCGACGCGTGCGCCGCGAAGGCCGAGAGCCTGGGCGGGACCGTTCTGGAGATGGTCGATGTCGATCAGGTCGGGCGCATGGCCGTGCTCAAGGATCCGCTGGACGCGGTCTTCATCGCCTACCAGCCCTCCGACGTGACGCCCGGGCACGACGAACTGGCCCAACTCGGCGAGTTCTCCTGGCGCGAGCTGGCCACCACCGACTGGGAGGCGGCCTGGGCCTTCTATTCGGAGCTGTTCGGCTGGCAGGAGGCTGACCGGATGGACATGGGCGAGGCGGGCATCTATCAGATGTTCCACCGCGGCGCGCACCCTCTGGGCGGCTTCTACAACCGGCCTCCCGAGATGCCCGTGTCAGCCTGGTTGAACTACGTGCGGGTGCCGGACGCCTTCGCCGCGGCGAAGAAGGTCACCGAGTTGGGCGGGACGGTGCTGAACGGACCCATGGAGGTACCGGGAGGCGGGTTCATCGCGCAGTGCCTGGACCCGCAGGGCGCGGCCTTCGCGGTGCACTCGGAGCCGGAGGACATGGGGCGGGGTTAG
- a CDS encoding NAD-binding protein, producing MKGTIAAIAELVSGSHRDNLQLRPLNLLGFAVVLVSFVAASSIIFHLLMAREGQEHDWFTGVYWTLTTMSTLGFGDIVFQSDLGRIFSMVVLVAGVSMLLIYLPVAFLRFYAPWVEAQFKTRVSTRVPADLDGHVIISTWDDVAEELVERLALSGVESVVIEADPVRAASLHADKVPVVRGGLGVRATYENCAFGRASLLLANAPDVVNTNIVLTAREVSERVPIVATAVNPEGEAVLELAGANHVVLTARRLGKQLANRVSVGSARALTVGRYKQIAIAEFPIRNTRLSGMTLEDAQVRAHTGVTVSAIAKRGHLEPGLPDTMLREDCIGLAVGNVAEVEALNGYLSEGITCGGRVLVIGGGRVGCEVARALEGRGAEVRIVERDPTLRGNIEEVTSDIVIGDAADTRVIERVGIREAASVVLTTNEDAVNIFLAVYCRKLNPDTIIVSRVTHPENVEAIHRAGADFAVSDSQIKIQSVLGALRGTEPMIFGEGLDLFNAEVPRSLDGKQLRESGILARTGLAVIAVERNGVVNPHPRPGHVIRRGEHVLFVGTASQRDEFERVFM from the coding sequence ATGAAGGGCACCATCGCCGCGATCGCCGAACTGGTCAGCGGCAGCCACCGCGACAACCTCCAGCTGAGGCCCCTGAACCTGCTGGGCTTCGCGGTCGTGCTGGTCAGCTTCGTTGCCGCCTCCTCGATCATCTTCCATCTGCTGATGGCGCGCGAGGGTCAGGAGCACGACTGGTTTACGGGCGTCTACTGGACCCTGACGACCATGAGTACGCTCGGGTTCGGCGACATCGTGTTCCAGTCGGACCTCGGGCGAATATTCAGCATGGTGGTGCTGGTGGCCGGGGTCAGCATGCTGCTCATCTACCTGCCGGTGGCCTTCCTCCGCTTCTATGCGCCCTGGGTGGAGGCCCAGTTCAAGACCAGGGTGAGCACGCGCGTCCCCGCGGATCTCGACGGGCACGTCATCATCAGCACCTGGGACGATGTGGCCGAGGAGCTGGTCGAGCGGCTCGCGCTCTCCGGAGTCGAAAGCGTGGTGATCGAAGCCGATCCGGTGCGGGCCGCCTCCCTGCACGCGGACAAGGTGCCGGTCGTGCGCGGCGGCCTGGGGGTGCGGGCCACCTACGAGAACTGCGCCTTCGGCCGCGCGAGTCTCCTGCTGGCCAACGCGCCGGACGTGGTGAACACCAACATCGTGCTCACGGCGCGCGAGGTGTCGGAGCGCGTTCCCATCGTGGCCACCGCGGTGAACCCCGAGGGGGAGGCGGTGCTGGAGCTGGCCGGGGCCAACCATGTCGTGCTGACGGCGCGCAGGCTCGGCAAACAGTTGGCCAACAGGGTGTCGGTCGGTTCGGCGCGGGCGCTGACCGTCGGCCGCTACAAGCAGATCGCGATCGCCGAGTTTCCCATCCGCAACACCCGTCTTTCCGGGATGACCCTGGAGGACGCGCAGGTCCGCGCGCATACCGGCGTGACCGTGTCCGCCATCGCCAAGAGAGGCCACCTGGAGCCGGGGCTTCCGGACACGATGCTGCGGGAGGACTGCATCGGGCTCGCGGTGGGGAACGTGGCCGAGGTGGAGGCGCTCAACGGGTATCTGAGCGAGGGCATCACCTGCGGGGGACGCGTGCTGGTGATCGGTGGCGGCCGGGTCGGATGCGAGGTGGCGCGGGCGCTGGAAGGGCGCGGGGCGGAGGTTCGGATCGTGGAGCGCGACCCGACCCTGCGGGGAAACATCGAAGAGGTGACCAGCGACATCGTGATCGGGGACGCCGCGGACACGCGGGTGATCGAACGCGTCGGGATCAGGGAGGCGGCTTCCGTCGTGCTCACCACCAACGAGGACGCCGTGAACATCTTCCTCGCGGTCTACTGCCGGAAGCTCAACCCGGATACCATCATCGTCAGCCGGGTGACCCACCCCGAGAACGTCGAGGCCATCCACCGCGCCGGTGCCGACTTCGCCGTGAGCGATTCCCAGATCAAGATCCAGTCGGTCCTGGGCGCGCTCCGGGGCACGGAACCGATGATCTTCGGAGAGGGGCTCGACCTCTTCAACGCCGAAGTCCCCCGCTCGCTGGACGGCAAGCAGCTGCGCGAGAGCGGCATCCTGGCGCGCACCGGGCTCGCTGTGATCGCAGTGGAGCGCAACGGGGTGGTCAACCCGCACCCGCGCCCGGGGCACGTCATCCGCAGGGGCGAGCACGTGCTCTTCGTGGGAACGGCCTCGCAGCGGGACGAGTTCGAGCGCGTATTCATGTAG
- a CDS encoding type II toxin-antitoxin system HicB family antitoxin produces MHKYEIILYWSKADRAFVAEVPELPGCMAHGDTQQAALKNITRAMDLWIDTAREFGDPIPEPKGKRLMPA; encoded by the coding sequence ATGCATAAGTACGAGATCATTCTTTACTGGAGCAAGGCCGACCGCGCGTTTGTGGCCGAGGTCCCGGAGTTACCCGGCTGCATGGCCCACGGAGACACACAGCAAGCCGCTCTCAAGAACATCACGAGAGCGATGGATCTCTGGATCGATACCGCAAGGGAGTTCGGAGATCCGATACCGGAACCCAAGGGAAAGCGTCTCATGCCGGCGTGA
- a CDS encoding matrixin family metalloprotease has protein sequence MRTVVSNPQGVRMLIRSMCERVRRGAGRLSALMGVSMLGATALASQAAAQDDPGPGEAIPYFIDNGVGIPGYQPSDDELARAAFEAWARESGGRLGFVEADSEDALIHVVWIDPGSGVYGEMRTVLVDGRPRALLYVTPSVDLQGPAIARLAADDPLLRDTIVYLTCVHELGHAIGLPHTADFEDIMYSFAYGGDIVRYFMRYRERLASRADIANHSGLSPGDRAVLHGLFPPPDRRR, from the coding sequence TTGCGCACCGTCGTTTCCAATCCGCAGGGGGTACGGATGCTGATCCGCTCGATGTGCGAACGGGTGCGCCGCGGAGCCGGGCGTCTCTCCGCTCTGATGGGCGTCTCCATGCTCGGCGCCACGGCTCTCGCCTCGCAGGCGGCAGCCCAGGACGACCCGGGTCCCGGCGAAGCCATCCCCTACTTCATCGACAACGGGGTCGGCATCCCCGGATACCAGCCATCGGATGACGAGTTGGCCCGCGCGGCTTTCGAGGCCTGGGCGCGGGAGAGCGGCGGTCGGCTGGGGTTCGTGGAAGCGGACTCGGAGGACGCGCTCATCCACGTGGTCTGGATTGATCCCGGGAGCGGTGTGTACGGGGAAATGCGCACCGTCCTGGTCGACGGCCGGCCGCGGGCCCTCCTCTACGTGACGCCCAGCGTCGACCTCCAGGGACCTGCCATCGCGCGCCTGGCCGCGGACGACCCGCTCCTGCGGGACACGATCGTCTACCTGACCTGCGTCCATGAGCTGGGGCACGCGATCGGGCTGCCGCACACCGCCGATTTCGAAGACATCATGTACTCGTTCGCCTACGGCGGCGACATCGTGCGCTACTTCATGCGCTACCGGGAGCGGCTCGCGAGCCGGGCCGACATCGCGAACCACTCCGGGCTGTCGCCGGGCGACCGGGCCGTCCTCCACGGCCTGTTCCCGCCGCCGGATCGGCGCCGTTAG
- a CDS encoding DPP IV N-terminal domain-containing protein: MRYPVLASPARPFAVAALLAALAGGGAAVAQEVDYSRAERFLTWNTERMIAGAEVVPTWMETGDSDRFWYRNNTGSGYEFVMVDPAAGSREPLFDHYRLAGAMSLANDTSYVPDQLPFSIFSFGGSESEIEFTANDRRFTCDIAGYACTVGDTLTSRLPFVESPDGRWEAFSHEYDLYVRPAGGGDSIRLTSDGEKHYAYGYNEPRPNQERQGPGPRTPTLAWSPDSRYIAVARRDERDVEHMHYISYTSQRPRHFSQPYALPGDSVIPLPTVHIVELEEAEMAAGSGVGEDGDGAGAENVPAPRAAANRRVEVAPVPHQLSFAGSAPDSAWSADGTRLHVNYFTRGSQRVFLAEIDAATGSSRVILGDSTRTFVSLGHRGGGSSGGTPSWYVSEGGDDVIWWSERDGWAHLYRFDGQGNLRNRITSGPWTVGQAVFIDEARQRIYFTARGREPGRNPYYAHLYRVGFNGSELTLLTPEDANHVIEFSPSGSYFVDTYSRVEGEPVTVLRTAADGRVVRELERADISAIEEIGFIPGEVFTAKARDGITDLYGILYLPPDLDENAKYPIISHIYPGPQRGSVGDWEFKGGGENFALAQLGFVVVQIDHLGTPHRSKAFHDNYYGNFIDNGIPDHIAVIRQLAARHPFIDLDRVGIYGHSGGGFASTDAILRFPEFFKVAVSGAGNHDNRSYNIYWAEKYQGVMEEDSTGTDNFEASANKTYAANLEGKLLLMHGDMDDNVHPAMTVQVIDELIKANRDFDLIWAPDRAHGLNEPYFIRRRWDYFVRHLLGAEPPPQYEIVRPEG; this comes from the coding sequence ATGCGTTACCCGGTCCTTGCTTCCCCCGCTCGTCCGTTCGCCGTGGCGGCTCTTCTCGCAGCCCTCGCCGGGGGCGGGGCGGCCGTCGCCCAGGAGGTGGACTACTCCCGCGCCGAACGCTTTCTGACCTGGAACACCGAGCGCATGATCGCGGGGGCCGAGGTGGTCCCGACCTGGATGGAGACCGGGGACAGCGACCGCTTCTGGTACCGCAACAACACGGGGTCGGGCTACGAGTTCGTGATGGTGGACCCGGCCGCGGGCAGCCGCGAACCCCTCTTCGACCACTACCGCCTGGCGGGAGCGATGTCGCTCGCGAACGACACCAGCTACGTCCCGGACCAGCTGCCTTTCAGCATATTCAGCTTCGGCGGGAGTGAGAGCGAAATCGAGTTCACGGCGAACGATCGGCGCTTCACCTGCGACATCGCGGGCTACGCCTGCACGGTGGGGGACACGCTCACCTCGCGGCTGCCCTTCGTGGAGTCGCCCGACGGGCGCTGGGAGGCCTTCTCGCACGAGTACGACCTGTACGTGCGCCCGGCGGGGGGCGGGGACTCGATCCGGCTGACCAGCGACGGCGAAAAACACTACGCGTACGGCTACAACGAACCGCGGCCCAACCAGGAGCGGCAGGGGCCGGGGCCGCGCACGCCCACGCTGGCCTGGTCGCCGGACTCGCGCTACATCGCGGTGGCCCGCCGGGACGAGCGCGACGTGGAACACATGCACTACATCTCGTACACGTCGCAGCGGCCGCGGCACTTCTCCCAGCCCTACGCACTGCCGGGCGACTCGGTGATCCCGCTGCCCACGGTGCACATCGTCGAGCTGGAGGAGGCGGAGATGGCAGCCGGCAGCGGGGTGGGGGAGGATGGCGACGGCGCCGGCGCGGAAAACGTCCCCGCCCCGCGCGCGGCCGCCAACCGCCGGGTCGAGGTGGCGCCCGTCCCGCACCAGCTCTCCTTCGCCGGCTCGGCCCCCGACTCCGCGTGGAGCGCGGACGGCACCCGCCTGCACGTCAACTACTTCACGCGCGGCTCACAGCGGGTGTTCCTGGCCGAGATCGACGCTGCGACCGGGTCCTCACGGGTCATCCTGGGCGACTCCACCCGCACTTTCGTGTCGCTCGGGCACCGCGGCGGCGGGTCGAGCGGCGGCACCCCGTCCTGGTACGTGTCCGAGGGCGGCGACGACGTGATCTGGTGGTCGGAGCGCGACGGCTGGGCCCACCTCTACCGCTTCGACGGGCAGGGCAACCTCAGGAACCGCATCACCTCCGGCCCGTGGACCGTCGGCCAGGCGGTCTTCATCGACGAGGCGCGCCAGCGCATCTATTTCACTGCCCGCGGGCGCGAGCCGGGGCGGAATCCGTATTACGCGCACCTGTACCGGGTCGGCTTCAACGGCTCGGAGCTGACGCTGCTCACTCCGGAGGACGCCAACCACGTCATCGAGTTCTCGCCGAGCGGCAGCTACTTCGTGGACACGTACTCGCGCGTCGAGGGAGAACCGGTCACCGTGCTGCGGACCGCGGCCGATGGTCGCGTCGTGCGCGAGCTGGAGCGGGCGGACATCTCGGCCATCGAGGAGATCGGATTCATCCCCGGCGAAGTGTTCACCGCGAAGGCGCGGGACGGTATCACCGATCTCTACGGCATCCTCTACCTGCCGCCGGATCTGGACGAGAACGCGAAGTATCCGATCATCTCGCACATCTACCCCGGGCCCCAGCGGGGCAGCGTCGGGGACTGGGAGTTCAAGGGCGGCGGCGAGAACTTCGCGCTGGCCCAACTGGGCTTCGTGGTGGTGCAGATCGACCACCTGGGCACGCCGCACCGCTCCAAGGCCTTCCACGACAACTACTACGGCAACTTCATCGACAACGGCATCCCCGACCACATCGCCGTCATCCGGCAGCTCGCGGCGCGCCATCCGTTCATCGACCTGGACCGCGTGGGCATCTACGGGCACTCGGGCGGCGGGTTCGCCTCCACCGACGCCATCCTGCGCTTCCCCGAGTTCTTCAAGGTGGCGGTTTCGGGCGCCGGCAACCACGACAACCGCAGCTACAACATCTACTGGGCGGAGAAGTACCAGGGCGTCATGGAGGAAGACTCAACGGGCACTGACAACTTCGAGGCATCCGCCAACAAGACCTACGCCGCGAACCTCGAGGGGAAGCTGCTGCTGATGCACGGAGACATGGACGACAACGTCCACCCGGCGATGACGGTTCAGGTGATCGACGAGCTCATCAAGGCCAACCGCGACTTCGACCTGATCTGGGCCCCGGACCGCGCCCACGGCCTGAACGAGCCCTACTTCATCCGCCGGCGGTGGGACTACTTCGTGCGCCACCTGCTGGGCGCCGAGCCGCCGCCGCAGTACGAGATCGTGAGGCCGGAGGGGTAG
- a CDS encoding Glu/Leu/Phe/Val dehydrogenase yields the protein MSEISFTAQVDRHFYKAAAHTEHPPGLLEQIRVCNSVYAFTFPIRKDDGTIEVIHAWRAEHSMHKTPTKGGIRYASHANQDEVVALATLMTYKCALVEVPYGGAKGAVCIDRRQYSDAELERITRRYTFELVAKNFIGPGIDVPAPDYGTGAREMAWIVDTYEQIATSKLNAAGCVTGKPIAQGGIRGRTTATGLGVFFGIRETCLDKGFMKDLGLQRGVGGKRIVIQGLGNVGYHAACFLHDAGAVVTGIAEYNGGIRSESGIDPRAARKHFREHGSLLGFPGTTDVENSLELLEADCDILIPAAIENVITDENAGRIRASIVAEAANGPTTAAAAEMLLERGVLILPDMYLNAGGVTVSYFEWLKNLSHVRMGRMEKRFEEASNRRLLAAMEAVTGYQLSEAVLGTAAKGASEEDLVRSGLEDTMVNAHHASCEVSRRHGVDLRTAAYIMAIDKIALIYAERGIFP from the coding sequence ATGAGTGAGATCAGCTTTACCGCCCAGGTCGACCGCCACTTCTACAAGGCGGCCGCGCACACGGAACACCCTCCGGGCCTCCTCGAACAGATCCGCGTGTGCAACAGCGTCTATGCGTTCACCTTCCCCATCCGCAAGGACGACGGCACCATCGAGGTCATCCACGCCTGGCGGGCGGAGCACAGCATGCACAAGACCCCGACCAAGGGGGGAATCCGCTACGCCTCGCACGCCAACCAGGACGAGGTGGTGGCCCTCGCCACCCTCATGACCTACAAGTGCGCCCTGGTCGAAGTCCCCTACGGCGGCGCCAAGGGCGCGGTCTGCATCGACCGGCGCCAGTACTCGGACGCCGAACTCGAGCGCATCACCCGGCGCTACACCTTCGAGTTGGTCGCCAAGAACTTCATCGGCCCGGGCATCGACGTTCCCGCCCCCGACTACGGCACCGGGGCCCGCGAGATGGCCTGGATCGTCGACACCTACGAGCAGATCGCCACATCCAAGCTGAACGCGGCCGGGTGCGTGACCGGAAAGCCGATCGCGCAGGGCGGCATCCGCGGCCGCACCACCGCCACCGGGCTGGGCGTCTTCTTCGGAATCCGGGAAACCTGCCTGGACAAGGGGTTCATGAAGGACCTGGGCCTGCAGCGGGGCGTGGGCGGCAAGCGCATCGTCATCCAGGGGCTCGGCAACGTGGGCTACCACGCCGCCTGCTTCCTGCACGACGCCGGCGCCGTCGTCACGGGCATCGCCGAATACAACGGCGGCATCCGGTCCGAGTCCGGCATCGATCCGCGCGCGGCCCGCAAGCACTTCCGCGAGCACGGCTCGCTCCTGGGTTTCCCGGGGACCACCGACGTGGAAAACAGCCTGGAGTTGCTGGAGGCCGACTGCGACATCCTCATTCCCGCGGCCATCGAGAACGTGATCACCGACGAGAACGCGGGGCGAATCCGGGCCTCGATCGTCGCGGAGGCGGCCAATGGGCCCACCACCGCGGCCGCCGCGGAAATGCTTCTGGAGCGCGGCGTGCTGATCCTGCCCGACATGTATCTGAACGCCGGAGGGGTCACCGTCTCATATTTCGAGTGGCTGAAAAACCTCTCCCACGTGCGCATGGGACGGATGGAGAAGCGATTCGAGGAGGCCAGCAACCGCCGGCTGCTGGCTGCGATGGAAGCAGTGACGGGGTACCAGCTCTCCGAGGCGGTGCTGGGTACGGCGGCGAAGGGCGCGAGCGAGGAGGACCTGGTCCGCTCCGGCCTGGAGGACACCATGGTGAACGCGCACCACGCCAGTTGCGAAGTGTCGCGCCGCCACGGCGTCGACCTGCGCACCGCGGCCTACATCATGGCCATCGACAAGATCGCGCTGATCTACGCGGAGCGGGGGATCTTCCCGTAG